Proteins encoded together in one Candidatus Nitrosocaldus cavascurensis window:
- a CDS encoding phenylalanine--tRNA ligase subunit alpha: protein MLIALHDIERRIILALAGKKGWMGLDELSKHTGLNIDQVRRGVEWLKYKGIISMEESTIRLIGIGREGLNVLKSNLPEIRLVSAAIRMGGEGVSLKDVREVADLADDEFNAAVRYAREKGLITLSNGKVYVRKSVDAQNMPEYRLLARLGEKGWLREDELSNDDKDAYRMLKSRPEYIVERDVREVRVMLSEHGYSILKQIMDEQERMEDALTVKRIDVTAPAPIIYAGRKHILQDVIDEVREILIGMGFEEIDGSILQSAFWNFDALFTPQDHPAREMQDTFYIASMRRSIDAEKEVVKRVSSMHEQGWRYSWSSKEAERLVLRTHTTAVTIRYLAEHKPDEASIFSVGRVFRNEKLSYKHLAEFHQVEGIVVSKDATLRDLMGIQQEFYRRLGLNKVKFWPTYFPYTEPSLQSMVYHERLGRWVELFGMGIFRPEVTEPLGIDKPVLAWGGGLERIAMLKYGIDDVRELYSNRLSMLRGVARCQL from the coding sequence TACAGGGCTGAACATAGATCAGGTTAGGAGGGGGGTTGAGTGGTTGAAGTACAAGGGTATAATAAGTATGGAGGAGAGTACAATAAGGCTTATTGGGATAGGTAGAGAGGGGCTTAACGTACTAAAGAGTAACCTTCCAGAGATAAGGCTTGTGAGTGCTGCAATTCGCATGGGAGGAGAAGGGGTAAGCCTGAAGGATGTAAGGGAGGTTGCTGATCTAGCAGATGATGAGTTCAACGCTGCAGTAAGGTATGCTAGGGAGAAGGGGCTGATAACATTAAGCAACGGCAAGGTGTATGTAAGGAAGAGTGTAGATGCACAGAATATGCCAGAGTACAGATTGCTAGCAAGGCTTGGAGAGAAGGGATGGTTAAGAGAGGATGAGTTGAGCAATGATGATAAGGATGCATATAGGATGCTCAAGAGCAGGCCTGAGTACATAGTTGAGAGGGATGTAAGGGAGGTTAGGGTTATGCTTAGTGAGCATGGTTACTCTATACTGAAGCAGATCATGGATGAGCAGGAGAGGATGGAGGATGCTCTTACAGTGAAGAGGATAGATGTTACTGCCCCTGCTCCAATAATATATGCTGGTAGGAAGCATATACTGCAAGATGTTATAGATGAGGTTAGGGAGATACTCATAGGTATGGGCTTTGAGGAGATAGATGGTAGCATTCTGCAGAGTGCATTCTGGAACTTTGATGCGCTCTTCACACCTCAAGACCATCCAGCAAGGGAGATGCAGGATACATTCTACATCGCTAGTATGCGTAGAAGCATAGATGCTGAGAAAGAGGTTGTGAAGAGAGTATCATCAATGCATGAGCAGGGATGGAGGTACTCATGGAGTAGCAAAGAAGCAGAGAGGTTAGTGCTTAGAACACATACTACAGCAGTAACCATAAGGTACCTTGCAGAGCATAAGCCAGATGAGGCAAGTATATTCTCAGTAGGCAGGGTATTCAGGAATGAGAAGTTAAGTTACAAGCATCTAGCAGAGTTCCATCAGGTTGAGGGTATAGTTGTGAGCAAGGATGCAACTTTGAGGGATCTTATGGGTATACAGCAGGAGTTCTATAGAAGGCTTGGTCTGAACAAGGTTAAGTTCTGGCCAACATACTTCCCCTACACAGAGCCATCACTACAGTCCATGGTCTACCATGAGAGGTTGGGTAGATGGGTTGAGCTCTTTGGAATGGGTATATTCAGGCCAGAGGTTACAGAGCCATTGGGTATAGATAAGCCAGTTCTAGCATGGGGTGGAGGTCTAGAGAGGATTGCAATGCTCAAGTATGGTATAGATGATGTTAGGGAACTCTACAGCAATAGGTTATCTATGCTTAGGGGTGTTGCAAGATGCCAGTTGTAA
- the pheT gene encoding phenylalanine--tRNA ligase subunit beta: MPVVTLQHRRLERLVGKSIDEILAMLPYIALDIEEEGNDYVKVEYNPNRPDFSTDYGIARALRGIMGIEVGLPRLNLVGSSVATFNVDASVDSIRPYVLALVAFDGRMDDEDLRQLISMQEDLHMGIGRKRRKVSIGLHDYDKVNGPFYYTTESKDFKFIPLNSAREMSMQEILASTDVGKAYGHIIKEHARYPIIKDAKDNVLSFPPIVNAELTRVTEHTKNMLVEVTATDLNTAKDVLAVIAVTLSDMGFKVASVSINYDGYTITTPEMSYRRMSLPMDRLSLLGLDIDRKEVIECLRRSRLDVEAGEVDGNIECLVPRYRVDIIHWIDLVEEVAIGYNISRFEPRYPRLKAMGSRHRMLKVLDDARSVMVGLGMLEVMNFNLVSMLIQYEMVGRRRDSNAALVVEESKSKEHEVLRDSLVPSLLAVLSRNVHEPYPQRLFEVGKVFSRDGDSIREEWSVAAVIAHSSANYTEARSYLQALLYTLFGIDVDTEPVDEPPYESGKAAEILFKDKRIGSIGEVSSSVLSNFRIRVPVSAFEVIISRLYSK; encoded by the coding sequence ATGCCAGTTGTAACATTACAGCATAGAAGGCTTGAGAGGCTTGTTGGTAAGAGCATAGATGAGATACTTGCCATGCTACCTTACATAGCATTAGATATAGAGGAGGAGGGTAATGATTACGTAAAGGTTGAGTACAACCCAAATAGACCAGACTTCTCAACAGACTACGGTATAGCAAGAGCGCTGAGAGGCATTATGGGTATAGAGGTAGGATTGCCTAGACTCAATCTTGTTGGGAGCAGTGTTGCTACATTCAACGTAGATGCAAGTGTTGATAGCATAAGGCCATACGTGCTAGCACTTGTAGCATTTGATGGAAGGATGGATGATGAAGATCTAAGACAGTTGATAAGCATGCAGGAGGATCTACATATGGGTATAGGGAGGAAGAGGAGGAAGGTATCCATAGGACTTCATGATTATGATAAGGTTAATGGTCCATTCTACTACACAACTGAGAGCAAGGACTTCAAGTTCATACCATTGAACTCTGCTAGAGAGATGAGTATGCAGGAGATACTTGCAAGCACAGATGTTGGAAAGGCATATGGGCATATAATAAAGGAGCATGCTAGATATCCAATAATAAAGGATGCTAAAGATAATGTACTCTCATTCCCTCCAATAGTAAATGCTGAACTTACAAGGGTTACAGAGCATACAAAGAATATGTTGGTAGAGGTTACAGCAACTGATCTTAACACTGCAAAAGATGTCCTAGCAGTTATAGCAGTAACGCTATCAGATATGGGCTTCAAGGTAGCAAGTGTATCCATCAACTATGATGGCTATACAATAACTACACCAGAGATGAGTTATAGGAGGATGAGCCTTCCAATGGATAGGTTGAGCCTACTTGGTTTGGATATAGATAGGAAGGAGGTTATAGAGTGTTTGAGGAGGAGCAGGTTAGATGTAGAAGCAGGAGAGGTTGATGGTAACATAGAGTGTTTAGTGCCGAGGTATAGAGTAGATATAATCCATTGGATAGACCTTGTGGAAGAGGTTGCTATAGGCTACAACATATCAAGGTTTGAGCCAAGGTATCCAAGGTTAAAGGCGATGGGCTCAAGACATAGGATGCTTAAGGTACTTGATGATGCAAGGAGTGTTATGGTTGGGCTTGGGATGCTTGAGGTTATGAACTTCAACCTTGTAAGTATGTTAATACAGTATGAGATGGTTGGGAGGAGAAGGGATAGCAATGCTGCATTGGTTGTTGAGGAGAGTAAGAGTAAGGAGCATGAGGTGCTGAGGGACTCTCTTGTACCATCACTCCTTGCAGTGCTCTCAAGAAATGTACATGAGCCCTATCCACAGAGGCTCTTTGAGGTAGGCAAGGTGTTTAGTAGGGATGGAGACTCCATAAGGGAGGAGTGGAGTGTAGCAGCAGTGATAGCACATAGCAGTGCAAACTATACTGAGGCAAGATCTTATCTTCAAGCATTGTTGTATACACTATTTGGTATAGATGTGGATACAGAGCCGGTGGATGAGCCTCCATATGAGAGTGGCAAGGCAGCAGAGATACTCTTCAAGGATAAGAGGATAGGTAGTATTGGGGAGGTTAGCAGTAGCGTTCTTAGCAACTTCAGGATAAGGGTACCAGTATCTGCGTTTGAAGTAATCATATCAAGGCTATATAGCAAGTAA